The genomic interval tattattttttctatttcaaattatttatcaatttaaaataccaatacaatattaattactttttttccaccaatatattattatttattatacctcaattcatcaaatttttcaactaagtgcaattaataatttttcaactaAGTGCAATTAATAACGatatttgagtaaatgaaatttattaattactttttacaatatcaatacaacattaattagttttttgagtaaatgaaacttatttgattaaatgaaactcattttacaatacaaataaacattaattactttttttccaCCAATAtgccattattattatctctcaaatcatcaaatttttcaactAACCGTAATTAATAACGTTATTTGAGTAAATTAAACTTATTTTGTCTTTGAAATCAACAAAACTAGTCATTTGAAATCAACAAAACTAGTCATTTTCTTAAGTATCACGCATAACTCAAACCAACCAACTAAATATGAGACATGAAGTAATATTTTTAaggtttaattgtaattttagtctctctatttttaccaattcaCGAAATCGATTacctattttaaaatctaaagtTTTTGTTCAtcattctgatttttttaactaaaaaatatcgATGTGACATACTTTAAATAACACCacatatgatataataatatataatagttaacACTTATACAATCACAATAGAACTctataaaaacttaactttcaactttatttttttattttataatttaattaataacatatgaataattaatctATCTAAGTGTTTCTATATGATAAAATGGTATGACACAtcgtttaaaatatgtcaaataattattttttagtttaaaaatatgagagactaaaattgtcgacttttaaaatatagagaCTTTTATAAAACGGTTCAGTTTGTTTTTTTGGACTAAACATCGATTCAGTTtagttttttcaaaattgaaaaccGATTCAGTtcagttttttcaaaatttactTTGGACATGTGTATTAAAAAGATTGagataattttaatattcattagGGTTTGATAAAGttcaattctaatttattaaatttatctcaatttatctcttattttttaatGCACATGTgcaaagtaaatttttttgaaaggtttttgaaaatattagtaTCTAAATCTAAAGGTTTGTTTGTTCAAGTGAAAGAGAACACATCTTgtcaaaaaaaatgaaagaggagataaattttaattgaggTAGAAAAGGTAAAAAAGAGGAAAATGACTTTTTGTGTTTAATTCTAATGGGTTTCcaggaaaaaaattaatagaggAATATGaggaaatatttaattttactttgtTTCCCCCTTACagtatttaacaaaaaatatcaatcaaatataaaactttaaataaatatttttttgtcaaaaaaccttaaataaatattcttattcttccaaattctcattttttaaaactaaaattaatttagagaaattttaaataaacgtTGTAACAGCTACCATTTAAATGTAGTTACAAAACTCatttgttctatttttaaaagaagTAACATATATGCATCTCTATACATGTTTTTTGGGCCTTCCATAACCCTATTTGCCTCTAAAAGCTAATcaacataatttttctttttaaaatataactaaaactttttttatgtcaaaaaagtaaaattatcattttttaaaactaaaattaatttagagaaattttaaataaacgtTGTAACAGCTACCATTTAAATGTAGTTACAAAACTCatttgttctatttttaaaagaagTAACATATATGCATCTCTATACATGTTTTTTGGGCCTTCCATAACCCTATTTGCCTCTAAAAGCTAATcaacataatttttctttttaaaatataactaaaactttttttatgtcaaaaaagtaaaattatcattttttaaaactaaaattaatttagagaaattttaaataaacgtTGTAACAGCTACCATTTAAATGTAGTTACAAAACTCatttgttctatttttaaaagaagTAACATATATGCATCTCTATACATGTTTTTTGGGCCTTCCATAACCCTATTTGCCTCTAAAAGCTAATcaacataatttttctttttaaaatataactaaaactttttttatgtcaaaaaagtaaaattgcatattgttccaaaaaaaaaattaaataaataaaatttatctaaatattatttaaataaatattataactaaaatacttttaagtaatttatctttaactgaaatttattaatcttttaaattcaatcactttataactaaaaaaaaaatctaaaataaacaaCACAAATACATACATAGACTCAAGCAAATTATAAAGTGGGACACTATGGATTAATTCTTCAAAATTCTAAGAACAACTTCTATTTtcgaaactaaaaaaaatcaacttctATTTTCGATGAATATCGCATAccatagttaaaatttgaagtaaTTTTTAAGCATTTGTGAACAATAAATAATCTATTGTCTCGGTTACCGAAGCACTAACTCACAAACACAGTTTACAATCTATCTTCAAAACTTGATCCTTCTAAATGAGACCACGTTTACGAAACCCATCACACTCACGATTATCTGCCAAATCAATTTCAACAACCTTAACATCAAAAACAACCTTAAACTCCTTGTCTAGACTCCTTTTTCCCAATGAAATAACATTCTGAACAATATGCGGTTCTATATATGTAGCCAAACCAAGACTTATGGGTAATTTTGCCAATTTTTGAGAGACAAAAAGGGCACAAAAATGAGCATTATAATTTgtgagaaagaaaaaaggaaCCTTTAACTTGTATCTAAACTTTGGTGACATAATAAAACCCTTTTCAGTTGTTAAAGGTGGAACCCCTTTAAAGAGTTCAACATAGAGCTTA from Cicer arietinum cultivar CDC Frontier isolate Library 1 chromosome 5, Cicar.CDCFrontier_v2.0, whole genome shotgun sequence carries:
- the LOC101497950 gene encoding uncharacterized protein, whose amino-acid sequence is MSSSSNPTNLYPFPFSESNLKIPSKNYSHTMSLGTPETSQNNEEKGATIELHVQGFYKLYVELFKGVPPLTTEKGFIMSPKFRYKLKVPFFFLTNYNAHFCALFVSQKLAKLPISLGLATYIEPHIVQNVISLGKRSLDKEFKVVFDVKVVEIDLADNRECDGFRKRGLI